In the Salvelinus fontinalis isolate EN_2023a chromosome 34, ASM2944872v1, whole genome shotgun sequence genome, one interval contains:
- the LOC129832940 gene encoding suppressor of cytokine signaling 7-like isoform X1 — translation MNNAQDMSPDFVLMRLVSAAEYDRLDDENLTLGGGVVSGFGKAVLGNHGNNINTGFEFDPNNSTAGPAIPSNPSPHYSSQVESRTGALDSGLMLTRPSASDAPQPPDFAVAHRFDSPHGAGRGSRAQLMVFQNLLRTSDGVFDCGLQQRPGFQVSEVDKQEAISVCVMMTSDNNNDVQHQRLQWQPIMKLSKVVTDAGDLAGEGDGLCHRHRLVTDAMDWPPLLDKSLRFDILDPRKTCSTWDTNYHHHLDDTVLNLARRLGELGQASEMLLKERGEMTRCSCQSILASATGGMGPGEDPSETSDALLVLEGLDSEEVGELGMGGEEFKGGVPGQEGETDTGQDGRGAFSSGSLTGLMRQVHRLAGEARACDPQVCPSLLDALGSAAALSSSLSLASNTTGQQAVEASATLSGTIPSQDPPSQTSQSQPQSRATTPKLGVMLRAASPLVVEGATGGEKTTRGKSRKGSLKIRLSKLFRTKSSSGSSHLLDKRPSLASSTSSGGSLMDVWGSGSTSTDQDTGSKLQHSRPQSAFSPVAFGPCFTGETVSLVDVDISRRGVNSLHPPTPPPPPRRSLSLLDTFLRGLPRPIPLPAGGQNPSRVDQRPMLCPLSRPDASSFATSLRELEKCGWYWGPMNWEDAEMKLKAKPDGAFLVRDSSDPRYILSLSFRSQGVTHHTRMEHYRGTFSLWCHPKFEDRCHSVVEFIERAIMHSKNGKFLYFLRSRVPGLPPTPVQLLYPVSRFSSVKSLQHLCRFCIRQLVRIDHIQELPLPTPLIVYLRKFYYYDPEEEMYMSIKEMGRDMTTQLATGQPESQT, via the exons ATGAATAACGCGCAAGATATGTCTCCTGATTTTGTCTTGATGCGCTTGGTTTCTGCAGCTGAATATGACCGATTGGACGATGAGAATTTGACGTTGGGCGGTGGAGTGGTTTCCGGATTCGGGAAAGCTGTCTTGGGTAATCATGGCAACAATATCAACACTGGGTTTGAATTTGATCCAAACAACTCCACAGCAGGCCCGGCGATTCCGAGCAATCCCTCCCCGCACTATAGTTCACAGGTCGAGAGCCGGACGGGAGCCCTTGACAGCGGCTTGATGCTGACTCGACCCTCAGCTTCTGATGCGCCCCAACCACCAGACTTCGCCGTGGCTCACCGCTTCGACTCCCCTCATGGCGCGGGCAGAGGGTCGCGGGCTCAGCTCATGGTGTTTCAGAACCTCCTTAGGACAAGCGACGGTGTTTTTGATTGCGGCCTCCAGCAACGTCCTGGCTTCCAGGTAAGTGAGGTTGATAAACAGGAAGCCATTTCTGTCTGTGTCATGATGACCAGTGACAACAACAATGATGTGCAACACCAGAGGCTTCAGTGGCAACCCATTATGAAGCTGTCCAAGGTGGTCACAGATGCTGGTGACCTggctggagagggagatgggcTCTGCCACCGGCACCGCCTGGTCACTGATGCCATGGACTGGCCTCCGCTCCTGGACAAGTCCCTCCGCTTCGACatcctggaccccaggaagacctGTTCAACATGGGACAcgaactaccaccaccacctggaCGATACGGTGCTCAACCTGGCCCGGAGGCTGGGGGAGCTGGGCCAGGCCTCAGAGATGCTgctgaaggagaggggagagatgactCGATGTTCCTGTCAGAGCATCCTGGCTTCGGCAACTGGGGGCATGGGCCCCGGAGAGGACCCTAGTGAAACCAGTGACGCCCTCCTGGTGCTGGAGGGCCTGGACTCTGAGGAAGTGGGGGAGCTGGGGATGGGCGGGGAGGAGTTTAAAGGTGGTGTCCCTGGGCAGGAGGGCGAGACGGACACGGGGCAGGACGGGCGGGGGGCTTTCTCCAGCGGGTCCCTCACGGGACTAATGAGGCAGGTACACAGGCTGGCTGGGGAGGCCCGTGCCTGTGACCCCCAGGTGTGTCCCTCTCTGTTGGATGCCCTGGGCTCTGCTGCAGCCTTATCTTCGTCCCTGTCTCTGGCCTCTAACACCACAGGCCAGCAGGCGGTGGAAGCCTCCGCCACCCTATCTGGCACCATACCCTCACAGGACCCTCCCAGCCAAacctcccagtcccagccccaaaGCAGGGCCACCACGCCGAAGTTAGGGGTGATGTTGCGAGCTGCCTCACCCTTAGTAGTAGAGGGGGCAACAGGGGGTGAGAAGACGACCAGAGGGAAGTCTAGGAAAGGCTCTCTGAAGATCCGTCTGAGCAAACTATTCCGGACCAAGAGCAGCAGCGGCTCCAGTCACCTACTGGACAAGAGGCCCTCGCttgcctcctccacctcctccgggGGCAGCCTGATGGATGTGTGGGGCTCTGGATCCACCAGCACAGACCAGGACACAGGGAG cAAACTCCAGCACTCCAGGCCCCAAAGTGCCTTCTCACCGGTGGCCTTCGGTCCTTGCTTCACCG GTGAGACTGTGTCCCTGGTAGACGTGGATATTTCTCGTAGAGGGGTGAACTCTCTGCACCCCCCGACACCTCCGCCTCCGCCCAGACGAAGCCTCAGTCTGCTGG ATACGTTCCTGCGGGGCCTCCCCCGGCCCATTCCGCTGCCTGCCGGCGGCCAGAACCCGTCTCGGGTGGACCAGCGCCCCATGCTGTGCCCACTGAGCCGCCCCGATGCCAGCAGCTTTGCCACCAGCCTCCGAGAACTGGAAAAA TGTGGCTGGTACTGGGGTCCTATGAACTGGGAGGATGCGGAGATGAAGCTGAAGGCCAAGCCAGACGGAGCGTTCCTGGTGAGGGACAGCTCTGACCCCCGGTACATCCTCAGCCTCAGCTTCCGCTCCCAGGGAGTCACCCACCACACACGCATGGAGCACTACAGag GAACCTTCAGCCTCTGGTGTCACCCAAAGTTTGAGGACCGCTGTCATTCTGTGGTGGAGTTTATCGAACGGGCCATCATGCACTCCAAGAACGGAAAATTCCTCTACTTCCTGCGCTCACGGGTCCCAG GCCTCCCCCCGACCCCGGTCCAGCTACTGTACCCAGTGTCCCGCTTCAGCAGTGTCAAGTCCCTGCAGCACCTCTGTCGCTTCTGCATTCGCCAGCTGGTCCGCATAGACCACATCCAGGAGCTCCCCCTGCCCAC GCCCCTCATAGTCTACCTGCGAAAGTTCTACTACTACGATCCTGAGGAGGAGATGTACATGTCAATCAAGGAGATGGGGCGGGACATGACCACCCAACTGGCGACTGGCCAGCCGGAGTCTCAAACGTAG
- the LOC129832940 gene encoding suppressor of cytokine signaling 7-like isoform X3: protein MNNAQDMSPDFVLMRLVSAAEYDRLDDENLTLGGGVVSGFGKAVLGNHGNNINTGFEFDPNNSTAGPAIPSNPSPHYSSQVESRTGALDSGLMLTRPSASDAPQPPDFAVAHRFDSPHGAGRGSRAQLMVFQNLLRTSDGVFDCGLQQRPGFQVSEVDKQEAISVCVMMTSDNNNDVQHQRLQWQPIMKLSKVVTDAGDLAGEGDGLCHRHRLVTDAMDWPPLLDKSLRFDILDPRKTCSTWDTNYHHHLDDTVLNLARRLGELGQASEMLLKERGEMTRCSCQSILASATGGMGPGEDPSETSDALLVLEGLDSEEVGELGMGGEEFKGGVPGQEGETDTGQDGRGAFSSGSLTGLMRQVHRLAGEARACDPQVCPSLLDALGSAAALSSSLSLASNTTGQQAVEASATLSGTIPSQDPPSQTSQSQPQSRATTPKLGVMLRAASPLVVEGATGGEKTTRGKSRKGSLKIRLSKLFRTKSSSGSSHLLDKRPSLASSTSSGGSLMDVWGSGSTSTDQDTGSKLQHSRPQSAFSPVAFGPCFTDTFLRGLPRPIPLPAGGQNPSRVDQRPMLCPLSRPDASSFATSLRELEKCGWYWGPMNWEDAEMKLKAKPDGAFLVRDSSDPRYILSLSFRSQGVTHHTRMEHYRGTFSLWCHPKFEDRCHSVVEFIERAIMHSKNGKFLYFLRSRVPGLPPTPVQLLYPVSRFSSVKSLQHLCRFCIRQLVRIDHIQELPLPTPLIVYLRKFYYYDPEEEMYMSIKEMGRDMTTQLATGQPESQT from the exons ATGAATAACGCGCAAGATATGTCTCCTGATTTTGTCTTGATGCGCTTGGTTTCTGCAGCTGAATATGACCGATTGGACGATGAGAATTTGACGTTGGGCGGTGGAGTGGTTTCCGGATTCGGGAAAGCTGTCTTGGGTAATCATGGCAACAATATCAACACTGGGTTTGAATTTGATCCAAACAACTCCACAGCAGGCCCGGCGATTCCGAGCAATCCCTCCCCGCACTATAGTTCACAGGTCGAGAGCCGGACGGGAGCCCTTGACAGCGGCTTGATGCTGACTCGACCCTCAGCTTCTGATGCGCCCCAACCACCAGACTTCGCCGTGGCTCACCGCTTCGACTCCCCTCATGGCGCGGGCAGAGGGTCGCGGGCTCAGCTCATGGTGTTTCAGAACCTCCTTAGGACAAGCGACGGTGTTTTTGATTGCGGCCTCCAGCAACGTCCTGGCTTCCAGGTAAGTGAGGTTGATAAACAGGAAGCCATTTCTGTCTGTGTCATGATGACCAGTGACAACAACAATGATGTGCAACACCAGAGGCTTCAGTGGCAACCCATTATGAAGCTGTCCAAGGTGGTCACAGATGCTGGTGACCTggctggagagggagatgggcTCTGCCACCGGCACCGCCTGGTCACTGATGCCATGGACTGGCCTCCGCTCCTGGACAAGTCCCTCCGCTTCGACatcctggaccccaggaagacctGTTCAACATGGGACAcgaactaccaccaccacctggaCGATACGGTGCTCAACCTGGCCCGGAGGCTGGGGGAGCTGGGCCAGGCCTCAGAGATGCTgctgaaggagaggggagagatgactCGATGTTCCTGTCAGAGCATCCTGGCTTCGGCAACTGGGGGCATGGGCCCCGGAGAGGACCCTAGTGAAACCAGTGACGCCCTCCTGGTGCTGGAGGGCCTGGACTCTGAGGAAGTGGGGGAGCTGGGGATGGGCGGGGAGGAGTTTAAAGGTGGTGTCCCTGGGCAGGAGGGCGAGACGGACACGGGGCAGGACGGGCGGGGGGCTTTCTCCAGCGGGTCCCTCACGGGACTAATGAGGCAGGTACACAGGCTGGCTGGGGAGGCCCGTGCCTGTGACCCCCAGGTGTGTCCCTCTCTGTTGGATGCCCTGGGCTCTGCTGCAGCCTTATCTTCGTCCCTGTCTCTGGCCTCTAACACCACAGGCCAGCAGGCGGTGGAAGCCTCCGCCACCCTATCTGGCACCATACCCTCACAGGACCCTCCCAGCCAAacctcccagtcccagccccaaaGCAGGGCCACCACGCCGAAGTTAGGGGTGATGTTGCGAGCTGCCTCACCCTTAGTAGTAGAGGGGGCAACAGGGGGTGAGAAGACGACCAGAGGGAAGTCTAGGAAAGGCTCTCTGAAGATCCGTCTGAGCAAACTATTCCGGACCAAGAGCAGCAGCGGCTCCAGTCACCTACTGGACAAGAGGCCCTCGCttgcctcctccacctcctccgggGGCAGCCTGATGGATGTGTGGGGCTCTGGATCCACCAGCACAGACCAGGACACAGGGAG cAAACTCCAGCACTCCAGGCCCCAAAGTGCCTTCTCACCGGTGGCCTTCGGTCCTTGCTTCACCG ATACGTTCCTGCGGGGCCTCCCCCGGCCCATTCCGCTGCCTGCCGGCGGCCAGAACCCGTCTCGGGTGGACCAGCGCCCCATGCTGTGCCCACTGAGCCGCCCCGATGCCAGCAGCTTTGCCACCAGCCTCCGAGAACTGGAAAAA TGTGGCTGGTACTGGGGTCCTATGAACTGGGAGGATGCGGAGATGAAGCTGAAGGCCAAGCCAGACGGAGCGTTCCTGGTGAGGGACAGCTCTGACCCCCGGTACATCCTCAGCCTCAGCTTCCGCTCCCAGGGAGTCACCCACCACACACGCATGGAGCACTACAGag GAACCTTCAGCCTCTGGTGTCACCCAAAGTTTGAGGACCGCTGTCATTCTGTGGTGGAGTTTATCGAACGGGCCATCATGCACTCCAAGAACGGAAAATTCCTCTACTTCCTGCGCTCACGGGTCCCAG GCCTCCCCCCGACCCCGGTCCAGCTACTGTACCCAGTGTCCCGCTTCAGCAGTGTCAAGTCCCTGCAGCACCTCTGTCGCTTCTGCATTCGCCAGCTGGTCCGCATAGACCACATCCAGGAGCTCCCCCTGCCCAC GCCCCTCATAGTCTACCTGCGAAAGTTCTACTACTACGATCCTGAGGAGGAGATGTACATGTCAATCAAGGAGATGGGGCGGGACATGACCACCCAACTGGCGACTGGCCAGCCGGAGTCTCAAACGTAG
- the LOC129832940 gene encoding suppressor of cytokine signaling 7-like isoform X2, giving the protein MNNAQDMSPDFVLMRLVSAAEYDRLDDENLTLGGGVVSGFGKAVLGNHGNNINTGFEFDPNNSTAGPAIPSNPSPHYSSQVESRTGALDSGLMLTRPSASDAPQPPDFAVAHRFDSPHGAGRGSRAQLMVFQNLLRTSDGVFDCGLQQRPGFQVSEVDKQEAISVCVMMTSDNNNDVQHQRLQWQPIMKLSKVVTDAGDLAGEGDGLCHRHRLVTDAMDWPPLLDKSLRFDILDPRKTCSTWDTNYHHHLDDTVLNLARRLGELGQASEMLLKERGEMTRCSCQSILASATGGMGPGEDPSETSDALLVLEGLDSEEVGELGMGGEEFKGGVPGQEGETDTGQDGRGAFSSGSLTGLMRQVHRLAGEARACDPQVCPSLLDALGSAAALSSSLSLASNTTGQQAVEASATLSGTIPSQDPPSQTSQSQPQSRATTPKLGVMLRAASPLVVEGATGGEKTTRGKSRKGSLKIRLSKLFRTKSSSGSSHLLDKRPSLASSTSSGGSLMDVWGSGSTSTDQDTGSKLQHSRPQSAFSPVAFGPCFTGNYTFLRGLPRPIPLPAGGQNPSRVDQRPMLCPLSRPDASSFATSLRELEKCGWYWGPMNWEDAEMKLKAKPDGAFLVRDSSDPRYILSLSFRSQGVTHHTRMEHYRGTFSLWCHPKFEDRCHSVVEFIERAIMHSKNGKFLYFLRSRVPGLPPTPVQLLYPVSRFSSVKSLQHLCRFCIRQLVRIDHIQELPLPTPLIVYLRKFYYYDPEEEMYMSIKEMGRDMTTQLATGQPESQT; this is encoded by the exons ATGAATAACGCGCAAGATATGTCTCCTGATTTTGTCTTGATGCGCTTGGTTTCTGCAGCTGAATATGACCGATTGGACGATGAGAATTTGACGTTGGGCGGTGGAGTGGTTTCCGGATTCGGGAAAGCTGTCTTGGGTAATCATGGCAACAATATCAACACTGGGTTTGAATTTGATCCAAACAACTCCACAGCAGGCCCGGCGATTCCGAGCAATCCCTCCCCGCACTATAGTTCACAGGTCGAGAGCCGGACGGGAGCCCTTGACAGCGGCTTGATGCTGACTCGACCCTCAGCTTCTGATGCGCCCCAACCACCAGACTTCGCCGTGGCTCACCGCTTCGACTCCCCTCATGGCGCGGGCAGAGGGTCGCGGGCTCAGCTCATGGTGTTTCAGAACCTCCTTAGGACAAGCGACGGTGTTTTTGATTGCGGCCTCCAGCAACGTCCTGGCTTCCAGGTAAGTGAGGTTGATAAACAGGAAGCCATTTCTGTCTGTGTCATGATGACCAGTGACAACAACAATGATGTGCAACACCAGAGGCTTCAGTGGCAACCCATTATGAAGCTGTCCAAGGTGGTCACAGATGCTGGTGACCTggctggagagggagatgggcTCTGCCACCGGCACCGCCTGGTCACTGATGCCATGGACTGGCCTCCGCTCCTGGACAAGTCCCTCCGCTTCGACatcctggaccccaggaagacctGTTCAACATGGGACAcgaactaccaccaccacctggaCGATACGGTGCTCAACCTGGCCCGGAGGCTGGGGGAGCTGGGCCAGGCCTCAGAGATGCTgctgaaggagaggggagagatgactCGATGTTCCTGTCAGAGCATCCTGGCTTCGGCAACTGGGGGCATGGGCCCCGGAGAGGACCCTAGTGAAACCAGTGACGCCCTCCTGGTGCTGGAGGGCCTGGACTCTGAGGAAGTGGGGGAGCTGGGGATGGGCGGGGAGGAGTTTAAAGGTGGTGTCCCTGGGCAGGAGGGCGAGACGGACACGGGGCAGGACGGGCGGGGGGCTTTCTCCAGCGGGTCCCTCACGGGACTAATGAGGCAGGTACACAGGCTGGCTGGGGAGGCCCGTGCCTGTGACCCCCAGGTGTGTCCCTCTCTGTTGGATGCCCTGGGCTCTGCTGCAGCCTTATCTTCGTCCCTGTCTCTGGCCTCTAACACCACAGGCCAGCAGGCGGTGGAAGCCTCCGCCACCCTATCTGGCACCATACCCTCACAGGACCCTCCCAGCCAAacctcccagtcccagccccaaaGCAGGGCCACCACGCCGAAGTTAGGGGTGATGTTGCGAGCTGCCTCACCCTTAGTAGTAGAGGGGGCAACAGGGGGTGAGAAGACGACCAGAGGGAAGTCTAGGAAAGGCTCTCTGAAGATCCGTCTGAGCAAACTATTCCGGACCAAGAGCAGCAGCGGCTCCAGTCACCTACTGGACAAGAGGCCCTCGCttgcctcctccacctcctccgggGGCAGCCTGATGGATGTGTGGGGCTCTGGATCCACCAGCACAGACCAGGACACAGGGAG cAAACTCCAGCACTCCAGGCCCCAAAGTGCCTTCTCACCGGTGGCCTTCGGTCCTTGCTTCACCGGTAATT ATACGTTCCTGCGGGGCCTCCCCCGGCCCATTCCGCTGCCTGCCGGCGGCCAGAACCCGTCTCGGGTGGACCAGCGCCCCATGCTGTGCCCACTGAGCCGCCCCGATGCCAGCAGCTTTGCCACCAGCCTCCGAGAACTGGAAAAA TGTGGCTGGTACTGGGGTCCTATGAACTGGGAGGATGCGGAGATGAAGCTGAAGGCCAAGCCAGACGGAGCGTTCCTGGTGAGGGACAGCTCTGACCCCCGGTACATCCTCAGCCTCAGCTTCCGCTCCCAGGGAGTCACCCACCACACACGCATGGAGCACTACAGag GAACCTTCAGCCTCTGGTGTCACCCAAAGTTTGAGGACCGCTGTCATTCTGTGGTGGAGTTTATCGAACGGGCCATCATGCACTCCAAGAACGGAAAATTCCTCTACTTCCTGCGCTCACGGGTCCCAG GCCTCCCCCCGACCCCGGTCCAGCTACTGTACCCAGTGTCCCGCTTCAGCAGTGTCAAGTCCCTGCAGCACCTCTGTCGCTTCTGCATTCGCCAGCTGGTCCGCATAGACCACATCCAGGAGCTCCCCCTGCCCAC GCCCCTCATAGTCTACCTGCGAAAGTTCTACTACTACGATCCTGAGGAGGAGATGTACATGTCAATCAAGGAGATGGGGCGGGACATGACCACCCAACTGGCGACTGGCCAGCCGGAGTCTCAAACGTAG